The following DNA comes from Papaver somniferum cultivar HN1 chromosome 4, ASM357369v1, whole genome shotgun sequence.
TTTCTAATCATGGAGAGAAGGAAGTTGAGGAGGGGAATGAGGAAAAGAGTTCCAAGAAATCAAAAGTGAGTTCGATTCTGTGGTTTGTTTCTTGAGTTTGTGTTACCTGTTTTGTGGTTTGTAAAAGTTTACATTTATGGGTGTCATTGCATTGGTGGTGTTGGTAGTGGTTGTGATGCTGTTGGTGTTGGTGATAGTGGTGGTGTTGGATTGGTGGTACTGTTGGAGTAGTTGGCTGTCTGATGGTGTCGTGTGTTTTGGTGCTGGAGTTAGTGCACTCTTGGACTTGGAGGTTGTCTGGTTGTGTCGTGTGTTGGTGTTGGTGGTGTTAGACTGGTGGTTTtgttggtggtagtggtggtgccgTTGGAGTTGGTAGTTTCCTGTTGGTATGTGGTGGAGCTGCAAGTGGTCAGCTCAGTGTTCGTGGTGCTCTTCTATGGCTGTGTATTTGTGTTGATTGGTGGCGCTGATGTTGGTGATCAGCTTTTAGTGTAAGCCGTGAAATTTTACGCCACCGCCACAAACAGCAGCACCACCACAATAAAAACTTTACATGTAAGTATTTGGAGTTAAATTTTGTCAACTTTTATCTGTTTCAGGTTGATAAGGTAGATGAACCAGGACAAGAAggtgaacaaaaaaaaatgaaggtaGTTACATCATTTTATTCTGTACCTATGTATGCGTTGTATTCATTTATCTGCAGTAACTATATGATCGAtcggaaacaaaagatttaactgtTACTTATTCGTATGAATTTTGCGTTTGTCTTAACTATTCATATTACTTACTACTATGGCTTCTTCTAGGTCATAGCTGAGTACACGAAGTCTAACCGCTCTTCTTGCAAGCAATGCACCAAACCGATTCCTTCAAAAACACTGAGATTAGGCTTAGTTAGCAGTGATCGGGGATTTGATATGACAAAATGGCATCACCTGAGATGCTTATCAACTGTTCCTCTACAAGTTGATTCTGTGGATGAAATAGATGGGTTTACATCACTTAAGGTTTGTGAGTTTCCGAAAGTCTGGTGGTTCTTTAAGTCCTACTGACTAATTCTGTAGTTTTTATGTACTAAAAAATCTGTCTGCTCTTGGGGTTTCAGAGCAATCATCAAGAAGCACTGAAAAAGCTATTGAATGGTGAGCCGTTGCCTATAGAGGTAAGATGCTTTGAGCTGAGGTGCTGCAGCTTTGCTGTGCTGTATTCCAATGCCATTAAACCCTGAATTTTGTTTAATCCTTTTAGTTTTAGTATTATCAATGTCTATACTATCCCACCGTTATGGTGGGTGTGACTGTGAGCCATTACTTACCGAAGCAATGAAAATATTTGTGAAAAGTTCGAACTGGCCAACATCATTTTAGTAGCTACCTAGCTGTTGTATTCTTTGTCTACTTTTAGTTACTAGCAGCTTCTCACTGGTCTCTATCTCAGGTTCTTAAAGAAGATGAAGCTGCAATAGATGAACTTCAAAGTAAATCAAAGACATCAAAGGTAGATACCTCTGACTTGTTTGTTGTGCTCAACTGTTGGTTAAGTACATTaggttgtttatttttttttctctttctttaaaATGTTGGTTAAGTAGATCTTGGTAGGGTCTTTCAGATCTTGGCAGAGTTCCATCCCTAACTATATGATTACATTTGTCTCAGTACTTTCTTTAGGTTGTTTTAATCTCtcatgcctcttattcttctgTTGTTTCTGCATCAAATGCAAAAAGTCCTCTGCCAAGATCGTCGCTGAGTACGCGAAGTCTAGCCGCTCTTCTTGCAAGAAATGCAGCGAGGCAATTCCTGCGAAGTCGCTGAGATTAGGTTCAATCAGCAAAGAACGAGGGCATGATGTGACAAGATGGTATCATCCAGCTTGCTTTCCTACTGATTCGCAGCCCATCATTTCTGTAAATGAGATTGATGGTTTTTCATCACTTGAGGTTTGTGTGGCTCAAAGTTCTGACTGTTTTCTAGGTTCATTTCTAAGTTTTTGtgcattttttctttttcctgtttcttttcttttcataatTTTATGTGTTTGCTTTTCGTTTCAGATTGTAGACCAAGAAGCACTGCAGAAGGTAATGGATGGATGTGATCAGTTGCCTAAAGAGGTGAGGACTTAAGCTATAGTGTTGCAATCTTCTGGTCTTGCCTTATCTTGTTAACGTAAttactatttggttttggtgggacctGTTAGAATTTGAGCCAATTGATTTAGTTATTATACTTTGTGAGTTTTCATCCCACTAAACCAATTCAGCGTGAACAGGTTGTGGTTGAAGGAAGCGATGGCCAAGGCTCCAGAGAATTTAAAGTGAGGCATTTTGTCACTAGAAGACTTAATGTATGTGTATTATGCCGATAGTTGTTGTTTTTGATTTGCATCCCCCTTATCATTTTTTATGCCTTTCAGGTTCGTAAAACAGATGAAACTATGCTGGACGAAGGCAAGGAAAGTAGTTCCAAGACACTGAAGGTAAATAGATGGTTATTTATCGATTTTATTTTGAATTAGCGATGGATTTTCTTTCACTAAATAATTCAAAATGTATGCATTTATTGCTAGGTAGCTGAGTTGGAGATAGCTTTTTCTACTTCCGATGTACAGAAACAGTACAAGGTTTATGATATACTTggtcttcatttttcttttctctttttagctTTATATGTTGCGTGGCTTAAATTCTTATCTCGCTATATTCTTCATTCAAGTGAAAGTTTTTTACTGATACAGGAATCGACATTGTCTCCAAATTGGAAAGCTTTCCAAACACTTATCTTTCTGGAGAGGGTGAGATGCTTTTCCCAAAATTTCTTCTACTTTTGGTCCCTGTTGCAGTCTACCTTCCTGAGTTaaatgattctaaatcttgtacTATCATCTATGAGATTTTGATTTTCTATACAATCCTGTAGTAACGACACATTTTTCTTCAGATGTATGCTGTTAGTTCTAACTTTGGATTGAGATTATTACAACTATGTGActattttgcttaacaaaaagTGGGTTTTCTGTTGGTTTCACCACATAAAAGTGGCAAATGGAATTTGCGTTAAGGGTTCCTTTCTGTTCTTGCAATTATGGCTATACTTCTCATGTATTTAATACACACTAATTTGATATGATTTCATCCACATGGTAGCAAAACGGTGTTATTTACCACTAATAATTTTGTTAATGATCACCTCTTTTACCTTTCTCGTAGGATGAAGATCTTCGCGATTCAGCAAAAATTGCCGCATTTGATTTTGATGGTTGTCTTGCAAACACCAATGTGAAAAGGTAATgtaatttttttgaaaacaacaGCATATCCTGTATTATATGCCATGTCCAAGATCACAAATGTCCGGGTTATGTTTCATCTGCTCTTTCCAGTTTTTTCCATACCTGTCCTCCTTGCGATCCCATTTTAAAGTGTAATACTAAGAAAGGTTAAAAAATAAGAGTTGTTTGTGTTCTTTCTGATAGCGACTTAAAGGTTTTTTTCTTTCGTTACAACAAAAT
Coding sequences within:
- the LOC113274795 gene encoding polynucleotide 3'-phosphatase ZDP isoform X1; translation: MATPTKIIAEYAKSNRSSCKKCSNSISANSLRLGLYSKDPRGYDVTKWHHLNCFPSDSLQPIIHGSAQSIQGFSSLKIGDQEALEKLTAGCDLESKQVSNHGEKEVEEGNEEKSSKKSKVDKVDEPGQEGEQKKMKVIAEYTKSNRSSCKQCTKPIPSKTLRLGLVSSDRGFDMTKWHHLRCLSTVPLQVDSVDEIDGFTSLKSNHQEALKKLLNGEPLPIEVLKEDEAAIDELQSKSKTSKSSAKIVAEYAKSSRSSCKKCSEAIPAKSLRLGSISKERGHDVTRWYHPACFPTDSQPIISVNEIDGFSSLEIVDQEALQKVMDGCDQLPKEREQVVVEGSDGQGSREFKVRKTDETMLDEGKESSSKTLKVAELEIAFSTSDVQKQYKESTLSPNWKAFQTLIFLERDEDLRDSAKIAAFDFDGCLANTNVKRIGADAWSLMFQSIPEKLNSLYKDGYKLVIFTNESNIERWKNKRQVAIDSKIGRLKNFIDHVKVPIQVFIACGFDNSAKGKDLFRKPNTGMWKLMEQQFNSGIPIDMDQSFYVGDAAGRKNDHSDADIKFAEAIGLKFYLPEDFFAA
- the LOC113274795 gene encoding polynucleotide 3'-phosphatase ZDP isoform X3, which translates into the protein MATPTKIIAEYAKSNRSSCKKCSNSISANSLRLGLYSKDPRGYDVTKWHHLNCFPSDSLQPIIHGSAQSIQGFSSLKIGDQEALEKLTAGCDLESKQVSNHGEKEVEEGNEEKSSKKSKVDKVDEPGQEGEQKKMKVIAEYTKSNRSSCKQCTKPIPSKTLRLGLVSSDRGFDMTKWHHLRCLSTVPLQVDSVDEIDGFTSLKSNHQEALKKLLNGEPLPIEVLKEDEAAIDELQSKSKTSKSSAKIVAEYAKSSRSSCKKCSEAIPAKSLRLGSISKERGHDVTRWYHPACFPTDSQPIISVNEIDGFSSLEIVDQEALQKVMDGCDQLPKEVRKTDETMLDEGKESSSKTLKVAELEIAFSTSDVQKQYKESTLSPNWKAFQTLIFLERDEDLRDSAKIAAFDFDGCLANTNVKRIGADAWSLMFQSIPEKLNSLYKDGYKLVIFTNESNIERWKNKRQVAIDSKIGRLKNFIDHVKVPIQVFIACGFDNSAKGKDLFRKPNTGMWKLMEQQFNSGIPIDMDQSFYVGDAAGRKNDHSDADIKFAEAIGLKFYLPEDFFAA
- the LOC113274795 gene encoding polynucleotide 3'-phosphatase ZDP isoform X2; protein product: MATPTKIIAEYAKSNRSSCKKCSNSISANSLRLGLYSKDPRGYDVTKWHHLNCFPSDSLQPIIHGSAQSIQGFSSLKIGDQEALEKLTAGCDLESKQVSNHGEKEVEEGNEEKSSKKSKVDKVDEPGQEGEQKKMKVIAEYTKSNRSSCKQCTKPIPSKTLRLGLVSSDRGFDMTKWHHLRCLSTVPLQVDSVDEIDGFTSLKSNHQEALKKLLNGEPLPIEVLKEDEAAIDELQSKSKTSKSSAKIVAEYAKSSRSSCKKCSEAIPAKSLRLGSISKERGHDVTRWYHPACFPTDSQPIISVNEIDGFSSLEIVDQEALQKVMDGCDQLPKEVVVEGSDGQGSREFKVRKTDETMLDEGKESSSKTLKVAELEIAFSTSDVQKQYKESTLSPNWKAFQTLIFLERDEDLRDSAKIAAFDFDGCLANTNVKRIGADAWSLMFQSIPEKLNSLYKDGYKLVIFTNESNIERWKNKRQVAIDSKIGRLKNFIDHVKVPIQVFIACGFDNSAKGKDLFRKPNTGMWKLMEQQFNSGIPIDMDQSFYVGDAAGRKNDHSDADIKFAEAIGLKFYLPEDFFAA